Sequence from the Procambarus clarkii isolate CNS0578487 chromosome 2, FALCON_Pclarkii_2.0, whole genome shotgun sequence genome:
acctaataaattccctgtaacctacctaactcctctaatgtcatccaatgtctgtttttttaaaagagcgctgtttgtctaccgaattgtatttgtgctgctttttcagctatgttttcattttattctttatgctcaattagtattaagctttagtcatttaagttttttatgcccgaaacgctttgcgtaatagtggctttaggcattgtatgtacttgccctatctataaatccatcactctttgtaaaatctcttgtatgtatgtaccttacctaaataaacatttgatatgatttgatttgattgtgcATAGTCAAAACACAATACACATTCTCCACACTGTGCACAgtgtccacacagtacacagtctcaacACTGTGCACAGTGTCCACACAGTGCACAGCCTCCATATTGTGCACAGTCTCTACAGTGTTTACATTTTTACAGAGTGCACAGTTTCCACAGTGGGCACATTCTTCACACTTCTCTACACTGTGCAACGTTTTCACACGCTGCACAGTCTACATACGGGGCACTGCTTCCACATTGTGCACAGTCTCCTCACTTTGCACAATCTCCACACTATACAGCGTctccacactgtgtacagtctccacacagtacacagtctccacaccgtGCACAGTATCGTCACTGTGCATAGTCTCTACACGTTGCACAGTCATCACACGATGCACAGTCTCCCACACTGAGCATAGTCTTCATACGGTGCACAGTCGCCACACGAAgcacagtctccatactgtgcgcagtctccacacagtacacagtctctatACTGTACACTGTCTCCAAAAATTGCACAATTTCCACACTGTgcacagtcttcacacagtgcaCAGTATTCACACTGTGCACACATAGTCCACAgtgtgcacagtctccacactgaaCACAGTCTCTACACtgagcacagtctccacactgagcacagtctccacactgagcACAGTCTCCACAGTGTGCACAGTCTATACACtgagcacagtctccacactgagcACAGTCTCCACAGTGTGCACAGTCTATACACTGAGCACAGTATCCACATtgagcacagtctccacactgagcacagtctccacactgtgcaCAGTCTATACACtgagcacagtctccacactgagcacagtctccacactgagcacagtctccacactgagcACAGTTTCTACACTGAGCACAGTCTCCACTCtgagcacagtctccacactgtgcaCAGTCTCCGCACtgagcacagtctccacactgagcacagtctccacactgagcacagtctccacacttAGCACAGTCTCCACACTTAGCACAGTCTCCACTCTGAGCACAGTCTATTCTCtgagcacagtctccacactgagcacagtctccacactgagcacagtctccacactgagcACAGTTTCTACACTGAGCACAGTCTCCACTCtgagcacagtctccacactgtgcaCAGTCTCCGCACtgagcacagtctccacactgagcacagtctccacactgagcacagtctccacacttAGCACAGTCTCCACACTTAGCACAGTCTCCACTCTGAGCACAGTCTATTCTCtgagcacagtctccacactgagcacagtctctacactgaccacagtctccacactgtgcacagtctccacactgagcACAGTCTCCACTCTGAGCACAGTCTATACTCTGAGCACAGTCTCCACATTGAGCACAATCTCCACACTGAGCACAGTCTCCACATTGAGCACAATCTCCACACTGAGCACAGTCTCCACATTGAGCACAATCTCCATACTGTGCAGTCTCCCAAAAAAATTCTTCAAAATAAGAACATTTTTTCTTCAAAATAATAATTAATGCCAGGTTAACTGTCCCTACTCCAGGAAACAAAAGAAATTTCAACAGTTGATGTAAGAGCTCAAATCATGCTTCAAGATAGCACACACGACCAGTTTCCTTGTGACGTAACTCCTTGTGACGTAACTCCTTGTGACGTAACTCCTTGTGACGTAACTCCTTGTGACGTAACTCCTTGTGACGTAACTCCTTGTGACGTAACTAGGGGTGTTAACAAGCAAATTAGAACAGTCTCCCGTCTGAAGCGTCAAAACTCTGCATGCATTAGAAAAATGTATAGTTCCTTTTGTGTAGAATATTTTGTGGAGATTATTTTATATGTCGATCAATTTTTAAACTGAATCCGAAGCAGGTTTTTACAAATAAGTTTTTGGACGCCatattttttcaagatggcggcCAAATCCGGTAACACTTTTTTGTAGATTTCGTTGATATTTTTACCTATTTAGCATTTTTCCTCGTGTGTGGACTGGACTGTAGTAGCTTACAGCACCGTAGTGGTCTGAGGTCTTGGGACTACCCAGAGCGCAGCTTCGAACCCCACTCATTGCTCCGACTGAACTTCTTACTGATAAACCACGTTAATGATTTATTTTCCCACATTTATGGAATAGCGTAGAACTCCTAGAGTACacgccagagtgcaagccagagtgcaagccagagtacacgccagagtgcaagccagagtgcaagccagagtacacACCAGAGTGCAAgtcagagtgcaagccagagtacacggcagagtgcaagccagagtacacgccagagtgcaagccagagtgcaagccagagtacacgccagagtgcaagccagagtgcaagccagagtacacGCCAGAGTACacgccagagtgcaagccagagtacacggcagagtgcaagccagagtgcaagccagagtacacACCAGAGTGCAAgtcagagtgcaagccagagggCAAGTCAGGgtgcaagccagagtgcaagatagagtacaagccagagtgcaagtcAGAGGACAAGCCAGAATACAAGCCAGAGTataagccagagtacaagccagagtgcaagccagagtacaagccagagtgaagccagagtacaagccccTCTTCCCCCAGCGACACACAAGGGGCCAGCGGCACCACACACGCCCTCCCACGGGGACCCCCCCCCGAACCCCCGGAGACGTAGACCCGCCTTTTCCTGCTTCAGGTGTGCAATTGCACACCTGTCGCAGGTGTGGTGCAAGATCTACGTCTCAATTTACGCTTCTCACACTATGCATAGTCCCCACACAGTGCACAGTCTCCACATAGTGCACATTCCCCACACTGTGCACAGTCTCCATACTGTTCACATTCCCCACactgcacagtctccacacgttGCACAGTCATCACACGATTCACAGTCCACACTGAGCAGACTTTCAGCTGTGAACCGTCTCCAAACGGTGCACAGACTCCATACGGTGTACAGTGTTCATAGTTTAAACAGTctcaacacagtgcacagtttcgaaacggtgcacagtctccacaTGGGACACAGTCTACACAGTGTGCATAGTCTCCAAAGTGATCACAATCTCCACAGTGTGCACAGTCTTCACACGGTGCACAGTTTCCACACGGTGCACAGTCTTCACACTGTGCATAGTCTTTACACGGTGCACAGTCTCTACACGGTGCACagtttcacaacagtgcacagttTCCACGCTGTGAACAGTCTCTAAGCCTAAATATATATTTAACCTAGACACGTCCTGCACATCCACCACCTCTGGGGCCAGGTGACGAATCCGCCTCATTTTCCAGTACAAAGTTGCCACGGACACAAACTCTTAGTAGGCTTAACTAGCGTAATTTATTacgtttatttaatatttatttaaacaaaaaaCAGCAACTTTTCACTTGCATCTTAtgttacaacccgttctcgcaaattcgtaatgtcaatattgacttattaactacgtgcataggtgatatactaaacataatagatacccttaaaaagattcatagaaaacaccgaccttacctaaccttgttagtatcttaagataagcatcttattgcttcgtaattacaattattacttaacctatacctattataggttaggtaataattgtaattacgaagcaataagatgcttatcttaacatactaagtaggttaggtaaggtcggtgttttctatgaatgtttttaagggtatctattatgttaagtatatcacctatgcacaaatttaataagtcaatattgacttattaaatttgcgagaacgggttgcgtgtgtGCTATCTTGAAGCATGATTTGAGCTCTTACATCAACTGTTGAAATTTCTTATGTTTCCTGGAGTAGGGAGAAGTTAACCTGGCATTAATTATTATTTTGAAGAAAAAATGTTCTTATTTTGAAGAAATTTTTTTGGAGACTGCACAGTGTGGAGATTGTGCTCAATGTGGAGACGGTTCTCAGAGTATAGACTGTGCTCAGAGTGGAGACTGTgctcagtgtggagactgtgctcagtgtggagactgtgctcagtgtggagactgtgctcaGTGTGGAGACTGCACCATATGGAGACTATGCACCGTGTGGAGATTGTGCACAGCGTGGAGACTGTGCACAGTGTGATGACTGTGGACAGTGTGAAGACTGTGCACATTGTGGAGACTGTGCACACTGTGGAAACTGTGCACTTTGCGAAAATGTAAACACTATAGAGACTGTGCACAATATGGAGGCTGTGCACTGTGTGGACACTGTGCACAGTgttgagactgtgtactgtgtggacacTGTGCACAGTGTGGAGAATGTGTATTGTGTTTTGACTGTGCACAATGTGGAGACTGTGCACAGTGTAGAGACTGTGCACAGTGTGCTGActctgctatcttgaggttatcttgagatgatttcggggctttagtgtccccgcggcccggtcctcgaccaggcctccacccccaggaagcagcccgtgacagctgactaactcccgggtacctatttactgctaggtaacaggggcattcaggatgaagaaactttgcccatttgtttctgcctcgtgcgggaatcgaacccgcgccactgaattacgagtcctgcgcgctattccGGAAATGCTATGCTGCCGGAAATTCCTACACTATTTACTAATCTTTaacatacaacccgttctcgcaaatttaataagtcaatattgacttattaaatttgtgcataggtgatatacttaacataatagatacccttaaaaacattcatagaaaacaccgaccttacctaacctacttagtatgttaagataagcatcttattgcttcgtaattacaattattacctaacctataataggtataggttaagtaataattgtaattacgaagcaataagatgcttatcttaagatactaacaaggttaggtaaggtcggtgttttctatgaatctttttaagggtatctattatgtttagtatatcacctatgcacgtagttaataagtcaatattgacattacgaatttgcgagaacgggttgcacacacgACCAGTTTCCTTGTGACGTAACTCCTTGTGACGTAACTCCTTGTGACGTAACTCCTTGTGACGTAACTCCTTGTGACGTAACTAGGGGTGTTAACAAGCAAATTAGAACAGTCTCCCGTCTGAAGCGTCAAAACTCTGCATGCACTAGAAAAATGTATAGTTCCTTTTGTGTAGAATAATTTGTGGAGATTATTTTATATGTCGATCAATTTTTAAACTGAATCCTAAGCGGGTTTTTACAAATAAGTTTTTGGCCGCCATCTTTTTTCAAGATGGCGGCCCAATCCGGTAACACTTTTTTGTagattttgttgatatttttacCTATTTAGCATTTTTCCTCCTGTATGGACTggactgtagtagctaacagcacCGTAGTGGTCTGAGGTCTTGGGACTACCCAGAGCGCAGCTTTGAACCCTACTCATGGCTCCGACTGAACTTCTTACTGATAAATCATCTTAATGATTTATTTTCCCACATTTAGGGAATAGCGTAGAACTCCTAGAGTACAAGCCggagtacaagccagagtacacgccagagtgcaagccagagtgcaagccagagttcaagccagagtgcaagccagagtataagccagagtgcaagccagagtacaagccagaatgcaagccagagtacaagccagaatgcaagccagagtacaagccagagtgcaagccacagtacaagccagagtacaagccagaatGCAAGCCAGAGTACAACCCAGAGTGCAAGCCAtagtacaagccagagtgcaagccacagtacaagccagagtgcaagccacagtacaagccagagtgcaagtcacagtacaagccagagtacaagccagagtgcaagctaGAGTTCAAGCCAGAGTGCAAGTCacagtacaagccagagtgcaagtcACATTACAAGCCAGAGTgaaagccagagtacaagccagagtgcaagctaGAGttcaagccagagtgcaagccacagtacaagccagagtgcaagccagagtgcaagtcacagtacaagccagagtacaagccagagtgcaagtcacagtacaagccagagtgcaagtcacagtacaagccagagtgcaagtcacagtacaagccagagtgcaagccagagtacaagccagagaGCAAGCTAGAGttcaagccagagtgcaagccacagtacaagccagagtgcaagccagagtgcaagtcacagtacaagccagagtgcaagtcacagtacaagccagagtgcaagccagagtacaagccagagtgcaagctaGAGTTCAAGCCAGAGTGCAAGTCacagtacaagccagagtgcaagctagagtacaagccagagtgcaagctaGAGttcaagccagagtgcaagccacagtacaagccagagtgcaagccagagtacaagccagagtacaagccagagtgcaagccagagtgcaagtcacagtacaagccagagtacaagccagagtgcaagtcACAGTAtaagccagagtgcaagccagagtactAGCCAGAGTGCAAGCTAGAGttcaagccagagtgcaagccagagtacaagacagagtacaagccagagtgcaagccagagcaCAAGCCAGACTGCACGCCacagtacaagccagagtgcaagccagagtgcaagtcacagtacaagccagagtacaagtcacagtacaagccagagtgcaagccagagcacaagccagagtgcaagctaGAG
This genomic interval carries:
- the LOC138365856 gene encoding cysteine-rich, acidic integral membrane protein-like, with product MASKNLFCGDCAQCGDCAQCGDCAQCGDCAQSIDCAQSGDCAQCGDCAQCGDCGQCRDCAQCGDCAQRIDCAQSGDCAKCGDCAKCGDCAQCGDCAQCGDCAQCGDCAQCGDCAQSGDCAQCRNCAQCGDCAQCGDCAQCGDCAQRIDCAQSGDCAKCGDCAKCGDCAQCGDCAQCGDCAQCGDCAQCGDCAQSGDCAQCRNCAQCGDCAQCGDCAQCGDCAQCIDCAQCGDCAQCGDCAQCGYCAQCIDCAHCGDCAQCGDCAQCIDCAHCGDCAQCGDCAQCGDCAQCRDCVQCGDCAHCGLCVHSVNTVHCVKTVHSVEIVQFLETVYSIETVYCVETAHSMETVLRVATVHRMKTMLSVGDCASCDDCATCRDYAQ
- the LOC138365859 gene encoding adhesive plaque matrix protein-like, which encodes MAAKSELLEYTPECKPECKPEYTPECKPECKPEYTPECKSECKPEYTAECKPEYTPECKPECKPEYTPECKPECKPEYTPEYTPECKPEYTAECKPECKPEYTPECKSECKPEGKSGCKPECKIEYKPECKSEDKPEYKPEYKPEYKPECKPEVETVLSVETVLSVETVLSVETVLSVETAPYGDYAPCGDCAQRGDCAQCDDCGQCEDCAHCGDCAHCGNCALCENYKPECKSQYKPECKPEYKPESKLEFKPECKPQYKPECKPECKSQYKPECKSQYKPECKPEYKPECKLEFKPECKSQYKPECKLEYKPECKLEFKPECKPQYKPECKPEYKPEYKPECKPECKSQYKPEYKPEYCTPQYKPECKPECKSQYKPEYKSQYKPECKPEHKPECKLEFKPECKPEYKTEYTPECKPEHKPECKLEFKPECKPEYKPECKPQYKPQYKPEYKTECKPECKPEYKTECKPECKPEYKPEYKPECIVWSPG